In Cucurbita pepo subsp. pepo cultivar mu-cu-16 chromosome LG04, ASM280686v2, whole genome shotgun sequence, the following are encoded in one genomic region:
- the LOC111793505 gene encoding polygalacturonase-like — translation MANTIKTLLLIISSFYFFIQLSSAATYNVITYGAKPDGKTDSTRPFLKAWTLACSSSTPSTINVPKGRFLLNPTTFRGPCKNKITFRLNGTLVAPLDYRALGSSGYWILFIKVNDVSFFGGNIDAKGASYWACRDSGKDCPPGARSLTFNWANNIYLSGLTSLNSRQSHITINSCNNVLVKNVKIMAPDQSPNTDGIHVQSSTDVTITGTTIQTGDDCISIGDGTKNLFMTHIKCGPGHGVSIGSLGKEFDEQGVQNVTLMNAVFTKSDNGVRIKTWARPGNGFVKHVVFQNIVMNNVKNPIIIDQNYCPDNEGCPGQSAGVKISDVTYKNIGGTSATSEAITFDCSSTNPCDDIRLEDIKLTYKNKASTSTCNNVGGSSVGILMPQSCL, via the exons aTGGCCAACACAATCAAAACATTACTTCTCATCATCTCCTCCTtctatttcttcattcaacttTCAAGTGCAGCCACTTACAATGTGATTACTTATGGAGCAAAACCCGATGGTAAAACCGACTCGACTCGACCCTTTCTCAAGGCATGGACATTGGCTTGCAGCTCCTCGACGCCATCCACCATCAATGTCCCTAAGGGAAGATTCTTGCTAAACCCCACCACATTCAGAGGGCCATGTAAGAACAAGATTACCTTCCGTTTGAATGGAACCCTTGTGGCACCTCTAGACTACCGTGCCCTTGGAAGTTCTGGGTATTGGATTTTGTTCATTAAAGTTAACGATGTTTCTTTCTTCGGCGGCAACATTGACGCAAAGGGCGCTTCGTATTGGGCCTGCAGGGACTCTGGAAAGGATTGTCCACCGGGAGCTAGG TCACTAACATTCAATTGGGCGAACAACATCTATTTAAGTGGGCTGACATCACTCAATAGCCGGCAGTCTCATATTACAATTAACAGTTGCAATAATGTATTGGTTAAGAATGTGAAGATAATGGCTCCCGACCAAAGCCCCAATACTGACGGCATTCATGTGCAGTCATCAACCGATGTAACCATCACAGGAACTACCATCCAAACTGGTGATGATTGCATATCCATTGGAGATGGAACTAAGAATTTGTTTATGACTCATATCAAATGTGGGCCTGGCCATGGCGTAAG CATTGGGAGCTTGGGAAAAGAGTTTGACGAACAAGGCGTCCAAAATGTAACATTGATGAACGCAGTGTTCACTAAATCCGATAATGGTGTGAGGATAAAGACGTGGGCGAGGCCTGGCAATGGCTTCGTGAAACATGTTGTGTTTCAGAACATCGTTATGAACAATGTTAAGAATCCCATCATAATCGATCAAAATTATTGTCCGGACAATGAAGGTTGTCCTGGTCAG agTGCTGGAGTGAAGATTAGTGATGTGACGTATAAAAACATTGGAGGAACATCAGCAACATCAGAGGCTATAACATTTGATTGCAGCTCTACCAATCCATGTGATGACATACGTTTGGAGGACATCAAGCTTACGTATAAGAACAAGGCATCGACATCGACATGCAACAACGTTGGTGGATCAAGTGTGGGAATTCTTATGCCACAAAGTTGCTTgtga